One stretch of Musicola paradisiaca NCPPB 2511 DNA includes these proteins:
- the rhaB gene encoding rhamnulokinase, translating into MAITHSVAVDLGASSGRVMLASLDTDTQRLSLEEIHRFSNRLVVDHGHHLWDLDALERHILQGLNTVDRRGIRPASIGIDSWGVDMVALDRQGQRIGPPYSYRDHRTDGVMAQVIADLGRDTLYRHTGIQFLPFNTLYQLRALRQQQPEYWAQIAHLLMIPDYFHYRLTGRMASEYTNATTTQMLNLTRGDWDPLLLDYLGIQAHWLPAPSQPGDPLGDWLAPSGARIPVIAVASHDTASAVVATPLNDDDSAYLSSGTWSLIGIESQTPFISDRAMAANITNEGGTNGRYRVLKNIMGLWLLQRISQEQQVSDLPALLEAAEQETGFASLINPNDERFINPPSMSEAIRDFCREHRQPVPQTSAAMTRCIMDSLALGYRQGLLTLASLRQSPIRRLHVVGGGCQNRLLNQLCADVCQIPVVAGPVEASTLGNIGCQLIAQGEVADLAAFRRLLPDSFPLQHYTPRQDIDFTGHWRRFQALCQINEELTV; encoded by the coding sequence ATGGCGATAACACACAGCGTAGCGGTCGATCTCGGCGCATCCAGCGGAAGGGTCATGCTGGCGTCGCTGGACACGGACACCCAGCGTCTCTCGCTGGAGGAGATCCACCGTTTCAGCAATCGTCTGGTGGTTGATCACGGGCATCACCTGTGGGATCTGGACGCACTGGAGCGGCACATTTTGCAAGGTCTGAATACAGTGGATCGGCGCGGGATCCGGCCAGCCAGCATCGGCATCGACAGCTGGGGAGTCGATATGGTGGCGCTGGATCGACAGGGCCAGCGTATCGGGCCGCCCTATTCCTATCGGGATCACCGCACCGACGGCGTGATGGCGCAGGTCATCGCCGACCTCGGACGCGACACCCTCTATCGTCACACCGGCATTCAGTTTCTGCCGTTCAACACCCTTTACCAGCTCCGGGCGCTGCGCCAGCAGCAACCGGAATATTGGGCGCAAATCGCGCACCTGCTGATGATCCCCGACTACTTTCACTATCGGCTGACCGGCAGGATGGCGAGCGAATACACCAACGCTACCACCACCCAGATGCTGAATCTGACCCGCGGTGACTGGGATCCGCTGCTGCTGGATTACCTCGGCATCCAAGCACACTGGCTGCCGGCACCTAGCCAGCCCGGCGATCCTCTGGGCGACTGGCTCGCCCCCAGCGGCGCCCGCATCCCGGTGATTGCCGTCGCCAGTCACGACACCGCCAGCGCGGTGGTCGCCACCCCGTTGAACGATGACGACAGCGCCTACCTCAGCTCCGGCACCTGGTCGCTTATCGGCATCGAAAGCCAGACGCCGTTCATCAGTGACCGCGCGATGGCCGCCAACATCACCAATGAAGGCGGAACCAACGGGCGTTATCGCGTCCTGAAAAACATCATGGGGCTGTGGCTACTGCAACGCATCAGCCAGGAACAGCAGGTGAGCGATCTGCCGGCGCTGTTGGAGGCGGCGGAACAGGAAACCGGCTTCGCCAGCCTTATCAATCCGAACGACGAGCGCTTCATCAATCCGCCGTCCATGAGCGAGGCGATCCGCGATTTTTGCCGCGAGCACCGGCAACCGGTGCCGCAAACGTCTGCCGCGATGACGCGCTGCATCATGGATAGTCTGGCGCTCGGCTACCGGCAGGGCCTGCTGACGCTGGCGTCGCTGCGTCAGTCGCCGATCCGCCGTCTGCATGTGGTGGGCGGCGGCTGCCAGAACCGGCTGCTGAATCAGCTTTGCGCCGATGTGTGCCAGATTCCGGTGGTGGCCGGCCCGGTAGAAGCCTCCACTCTCGGCAATATCGGCTGCCAGCTGATCGCCCAGGGCGAAGTGGCCGATCTGGCGGCGTTCCGTCGCTTGCTGCCCGACAGTTTCCCGCTGCAACACTATACCCCCCGTCAGGATATTGATTTCACTGGCCATTGGCGCCGTTTCCAGGCGCTTTGCCAGATTAATGAGGAACTCACCGTATGA